GTATtggcaagtttttttttactcaataGTCGTAAATGATTTGAAGCCGTATTCTGGTTTACAACATcggaatattttttgaaagtaCATTACAAATTTTGGGATATATTATTAAGGGAACATTAGGGTTTTTAATTCGTGCTAAAATATTTGAGACGGTGAAGCATATACAGTCTTGATGGGCACTAACAGGATATTTAGATGGCATTACTTTgataaactatttattttttctaagttatattttattttattaaatattttgatttttcatCTGCAATCTGCAGTGGAACAGCTCCGCCAGGGCTGGGTGGTGCTGCACGTCTTCGCCGCGGTCTACTTCTTCATCCTGCTGGCCATCATCTGCAACGACTACTTCCTGCCGACGGTGGAGTGCATCTGCGAGGACCTGCACCTGTCGAAGGACGTGGCGGCGGCCACGTTCATGGCCACGGCCACCTCGATGCCCGAGTTCTTCACGAACACCATCAGCACACTGATCCTGGAGTCCGACATGGGACTGGGCACGATCATCGGATCGCTGATGTTCAACACACTGGGCGTGGCCGGATTGGCCGCTCTGGCCATTGATAAGGTAAGCACTACCTTAAATgctaattgaaaacaaaagggGAAGCAGCTattacacaaaataaatattctattGAAAGACTCTATTCCGATTTGAATGCGTAAAggtataaaaacattgaaattatgtCGATTTTCGGAATCATTTTTCGATTGCTaatatggcagctatatgatatcgttgttcgatttttgtaaaattaaatataattctgATTTAGTAAGCCATTACTGTATCTCagagtatttttttgtaaaaattaaaaaactacatCATAATCAAATACTTTCTACTGAAAATTTTGACTATTTTCGGAATTGATTTAAATGgcagaaaatgtaattttaattttatcatttaaatcaaatagtaaatattttaaattttatattttccacataaattacaattttatattattaaatcatGCTATTTAATGTgcatatttaagttaaaaattaatatttaattaaaaaaggggCTATACCAGTGTAACCTATTAAAAATTGAACGatttttaagagtttttaaaaaaaacacgtgCAACTTTCTCTTGTATTTATATCAACGAACCAAATATAAatcaaagaaacaaaaattttaattttctattacAAATAGTCGAATTAATTTGGCAGGCTAAAGCACTAACCAATTACCTTACATACgcgcatatatatatatatataattttacgATGAAGCATTtatgcttaaaataatatgatgttttaaaatatcacCAGACATAGATATGATATGAATGTGATAGTTAGTTAGCAAGATAACTACTAACCTTTGTTATTTATTGACAGCCGGTGCAGTTGGACTGGTGGCCAATAGCTCGCGACTGCTTCATCTACATCTTCAACACGATCATTCTGCTGGTCTTGGCCTGGGGCGGAAGCATTAGCTTCACGGAATCCTGCATCATGATGGGATTCCTGGTGCTCTACTACCTGATCACgttcaacaacaacaagttcATGCCCGCCATTCGGGTGTTCATCGAGGATCGGATGAACTGCTGCTTCTCCACGCGTTACGGTGACTTTAATAGGGGAAACACCTGATTGAACTTTAATTCTAAATTTCATTCCCACAAAACAGACCTAACGGAGCCCCCAGAGAACAGTGCCAAGGCCCAGTTGCCGCTGAAGAAGGACCCACTGTCCGGCGACGGCCTATTTGTGGTCAATCTGCCCGAGAACACCTCGTCCATGTCCTCCACTGCCAACCTAACGCACTCCAAGCACtgtaagttttgtttttacagtatactttaaaatatataatctattaaatatacaatacataaaataaaccatctataaaataaataatacatttgaactcttaaataaataacgtaacaaacaaatttatctacaaataatatataataataaataaaaaagggaactaaataataaataaaataaataatctataaaataaatcagcTAAAAAATAAGTAACGGGTTAAagaatgtataaaaaaattaagtataaaataatttacaaaaatgaaTATTCTACAACAAAATAGTATAATTAACACAAATAAtcgataaaataaataaactaaaaaataaataaattaaataacggATGAAGCAAATGGATAAATGtatgaaatatacaaaattatgatagctgcaaaataaatattctataaaataaaaaatctataaactaaataatttgtcatataatctttaaaacaattaattatttgcagggAACGGAGAGGACGACGATGAGGACAGTATGCCCGAGAGTATATACACCTACCCGAGAAACGCCTCCGGATGGGCGCAGTTCTGGTGGATCTTCGTCTTCCCGATCAAGTTCTCGCTATCCCTGCTCATCCCGCACCCGCTGAAGCACCGCCGCCTGTATCCGTTGTCCTTCATCATGTGCATCCTGTGCATCGGCGGCAATGCCTATCTGATCGTCTGGATGCTGACTGCCTTCGGTGTGGCCATCCATGTGCCCACCATTGTGATGGGCCTAACATTCCTGGCCGCCGGGTCCACCATGCCGGAAGCCGTCTCCAGTCTTATTTCGCTGAGAAATGGTGAGTGGTCAAAGCAGTCAAATCAAATACAGTTCTTCTATACGTCATAGTAACTATTTCACAGTAAATTAAACCAAACTTTCAAGTTATAGTGTTTCAAGCGAAAAAAATTACAGTATACGAATATTAGCACcactaaaattgtaaaataaccGCTGGTGCAGAAAAAAATAGTACAGCTTATTAATAGTTTATCCCACGCATTATGAGGAGACTAACAAAAATGACCCTGAAAAGTCTAAATTCAGTGACAGACATTTTCTGCTGCATGATGCACTTTAACCAGTTGGGAATTATAAGTACCCTAGacaaagaaaaaccaaattgttaagcaacaacaaagtaCATAGGCAGGATACCAAGTACAAATAACGATTTTATAGTCAatacagtaaaaaaaaaaaatttcgatacaattttacaaaaaaaagtctGTAAAAATTCCTTGACTcaaccaaaaaatattacaagaAATAtcccataaaaatgtttacctaTTGAAATAAACACCTTCGAACATATGCCCGACTAATATCGACTAATTTCCCATTTCCAGGTGAAAGTGGCATCGGAGTATCGAActcgttgggcgccaattcgCTGGCCATCCTGTTGTCCCTGGGCGTTCCGTGGTTCGTGAAGAACTGCATCAACTACGGCACCGGGGAGCCCCAGCAGGTCGGCACCCAGGGCATCGAGTACAACATCCTGATCCTGATCATCTCCACGGTGGCGCTGTTCGTCATCCTAAGCTTCAGTGGCTATCGCCTTACCAAGcgggtgggcgtggccctCTTCACCGTCTACGGGGTGTTCATCGTCCTGCAGATCCTCATCGAGATGAATGTCTTCTTTCCCAGAGACTGCAGTAGCTAATGTACCGGGCAACCGAGAGAAACCCTGGTGCTGGCACCAGGAGACTATCACCGCCGCAAACTAACCACCACATTGGAACTACTTTTCGGTTAGTactggatctggatctggatctggtTAACTAAAATGATAGGTACAATAATGCTGCTTTGTAGTTATCATTTTAATGTGCAACCAGAAGTCGCAATCCAGTAGATactgtgtatttttttttttttaccctagTTTACGCTTTGATTATTGCCTAAGACTGTCTAGGTTTAGACGACGAAGCATCCCAGCAGCGATTACTATTTATTTCGCGTTGTacatattgtatatatatatatatatatatatatgatgaTTCTGTGTATATCCCATAGCCTGTAGGACCATCCATAAATGTTAGAACCGTTGCCAAAGCCCAAAACGAGATACTAGCAGTTAAGAGGATAATACACACACGCATACCTAAAAAGTGCCCACGATATTCACCCATCTTCCTGCCAAGGGccgaaacgaaaaaaataacgaaaaaatacgaaaaaatcgcaaaaccaTACGAAAAACCTTCTGTTGATATTCCATGTGCGCTTCCATGTGTGCTTAGTGCTATAGAAAAACTACTTGTTAACGTTATCTGATACCCTTGATACcattgttattaatttataaatacatcCTAAGGCAAATGTTACCGAATCTGCCTTTCATTTCGAATTATCTATGGCTCAAGTGGCTACATTAACGGCTTGACTTGAGGGTCGTTTTGTAACTGAAACTGATTGGATCCcgaaaacagaacaaaaaaataacactcGATTTGTCGTTaggttttagtttcatttgTTTCTTAGTGGGGCTTACAAACCATTCGCATTGGAGAAgtatgggaatgggaattATCTTGAAGTTACatcacaattaaataaataaatcattaaatgaGATCAAAAATACACCGTAATACACATCAAAAATGTAGAAATCGAAAGCGATTCGAGGGCAAATACCTAATGCTAATTAATTGGTGTGTATCTGGGTGTGTACATAATGTATcttaaagatatatatatatatatatatatatttatataggtATATGAGGGGAATCTTTAATCCTCCACCCCGACTGAACATAATTGATagatactttttgttttgttttgttttgtttgcacaCAATGTGTTCGCAATTGTCTTGAGTTTCTCTGGGGCTAAGCGAATCGTTTATCGTTTacacaaataaatacttaaagtTAGTTGCTTGGTTTCCATACCCCGTTTCAATTTCTTTACACAAATAGGCATACTACATTTCGTATGTCCACAAATGCACACAACATATATAGATAATATCAAGGAAGTTTTAGAAACTTGCCAGGGGCTGCtgagtgtgtatgtgtgcggCCTTGACCCTGCCACCTGccccaactccaactccaactccaactccataTCCTCCTTATCCTTATCCTTCTCCTTATGCTTCTCCTTATGCTTCTCCTTATCCTTCTCATGTTCCATAAACAAATCAGTCTGAGCAATTGCAATTCAAATGTGCCTGCCTGCGAATGCGAACTGGCAGCTTTTAGCCGCCACCTAACAACCTGTCCAACCAATTGGCACAAATCTCAATCGATATGCCCTCCGCATACGGATGGCTGTGCTCCAAAAATGGCAACTAAAGGCGTTTTGTTGTGTTCCGAGttctttgttttgtgttcTGTGCTGTGTGTAACATAACATCCTGTCCAGCCTCGGACATGGACAGTAGCTAGTTGGGATTTTGGGAACTTTGGATGGGGATGGGCATGATCATCCCTAGGTGCAGCAATGGTGTCCGTTCTTAACGTAGTAGTTGTGCATGGCCACGGTGCCGTTCTTGCTGTAGCTtccactgccactgctgcCATTGTATTGCGTTGGGTTGGACGCGGATGCGGATACAgatgcggatgtggatgtggagcTGCCAGTTGCAGAGCCAGAGACAGAGTCACTACCACCCGGATTGGGGGCATCATCGGTGCTGGTGGAGGCGTCGAAGGCCTTGATGGATTCTGGATGATTTTGCACGTGAACTGGCGATGGGGCCCAGGCTCCTGTTAGgggaaaatacaaattaaacgGATAGTTATCCACACTTAAATCCGGAATGTCTGTCTGGACGGAACCCACCTTCGGTTGGATGGGAAAACAGCACCACAGGATGAAGGCTATGAACGCCACCAGTGTGCCCACGAGCAGTATGAAATCCTCGATGGTCTGATGGACAGGGTCAAATTATCAAATTATCTGGTGGGGATCGGCGGCATATGGCATAAGGCATAGCCCATAGCTTACCGGCTCCTCGCCCAGCAGCACATGATTGATCAGATAGACAAAGTCATCGAAGGGTGTCATCTTGGCTATCCAGGCGCGTCTGGATTTCGCAAAAAAAGACGCTTGCTTGCACTGTGTTGTGAGTTGtgggcaactgcaactgcaactgcagtaGTTGCTAATTACGAAAGCTGCTGCAGGCCGCACAACAGCATAGCGTTCCGGACTCCGGAGGATTAAACTACAATTATCATGGCATGGCCACCGGAATTCGCTGCAATTTCGCCCGATTTTTGCACGGCTTTTTGGCTGTGTGACCAGGCGCGGCCAATTGCAGCAATACCAATTGCTAATGGCCTAACGCGAAATACTAAATGTAGTATTTTTGATTAGAGTACAACTAAGATGGCCGTCAAGGTAACGTCGATACCTAATGGCAATTATGGTACGGAAATTGAAGCATTGGAGCTCAGATCAAcgaaaaaatatctaaaaaattaCAGTGTTTGAAGACGCCTAATAGCCCAGTCCCACAGAGGCCATCCAAGCGAAACGGTTGGAATTTTTGATTGCTGGTGGACTGATGTTCCCACTGAGCCACCTTCCGCCATCCATCAGAAGTCACAGTGGCGTATGCACAATTTTTGAGGAGGGTTTTTTACTCTATCAAACTCCTTAAGAAGTACTTTTtcctgcttttattttattttatatgctttattttataaaaatcataaaatttgtatgtttagttggttgaaaaatttaatcttttatgaaGATAATCAGGGAAAGAAATACCAGGTTTTTGGACAAAACATTTGATTTCTGACCCAGTGTGCGCTGGCAATCTTttcgatctgagtactaggcttTAAGAACTCCGAATTATTGACTTGACTAGCGGGTATCTTTAAGTCGAGGAAGTCGACTTTAGCGttcgtttttatacccttgcaaagggtattgtaatttcagtcaaaagttctCGACTTCATCAGCTTCACCGGAAGTGTCTatctgtttctacgcaaaatattattattatattttaaatctatcaGTATGAAACTTTCCCTTCTTATAATGGTGCCtaagtatatattatatagtaatttttagtgattatacatatatatatacatttagaGCCTCTTAGAAAATCAGTGATAATTAGTCAGAATTAGTTCATTGACAACCTTTGCATTCCGCGGTGTTTTCCCTCTTCAAAATGCTTAACCccgaaaagtattttttgtacGCCTTCGTCGCCTGCAATCTATACGTCATGACTAAGTCACAGGACCAAAGGGATTCCATATGTGTCCTGAAAGATGCCCCCACGCAGTGCGGTGCTTTTGTCCATGCAGCCCTTCACCCCCTGTACGATCATATAGCCGACGTCCGGCAACAATAATCAAGCGCTGGTTCAGGCCCAGATGGACAACACTCAAAGAGATCAGTTAAACACCattattgaaaatcaaaaaattcaaaatgaaattcaaCGCGAAACTCTGTCGATtttaaaacgcattttaaataaaaatgaggGTAAATTGGATATATCGCAGAGAAAGCAAGATACAATTGAACCACAAATACACAGAAGTGAGGGCAAGTTTAAAAGCAGACCTATAGCCAGGACAAGAATTGTTCCGGCTGGATTTAAGCAAATTGGATCGGGATTTTTCTATATCGAGCATAATTATGAGAGAACTTGGACTCAAGCTAAACAAATATGTCATGAAAAGGGAGGTTTTCTGGCGACCTTTCAAAATCAAGAAGAATATGACGTCATTCAAACGAAACTTAAGTCAAATACCAGTTACTGGCTCGGCTTTACCGATCGGCTCAAAGACGGCGAGTTTTTATCCAAAGATTCCGAGGAGGTAccaaagtttataaaattgaGTTCAAGAACTAGGGTACGCATTCAAAACGCTTCTAAAGATTGCCTTTTCATGAACAAAAGCTATGTGTATATGGCAACTTGCTATGCTTTATACGCTTTTATCTGTCAATTAGACGATTAGTTAggttaattttgaaaatcaatataacagtaatgataaataaagttgagaaatacatttttttattttggtttatttaatttaaaaaaatatatatatagaaattgTTATGTTATGCAAGTACGTACTTAAGATATgaataaatgacaaaaatattgttttaaacgGAGTACCTATTAATTAAAGTCGAttcattaaaatgcattttaatatcACATATTTCAATTCCACCGTTCCACGCACGAtatatgaatgaataaatgacaaaaatattgttttaaacgGAGTACCTATTAATTAAAGTcgattcattaaaaatgcattttaatatcACATATTTCAATTCCACCGTTCCACGCACGTGATAATTGCTTGGTATTTTTGTGGTATTTTTGCCTGTCTTGGTCacacaattttttcaaacagcTGAcggtatataaaatataaaggcatttttttgtaatatttgaTTTCCAAATTCATTTTGGACAAGCCACCGCATTGTCACTGAAAATGGGCAAACGACGCAGCCGGGAGCGGGACCAGGAGCCGCACTCCTCCAGCGGCGACGAGGCGGACACCAAACAGAGCGAACGCAACTCATCGAAGCCGAAGAAAGCCAAGCGAATGGCGGGCCGCGATTCGTCCAGTTCGTCGGAATCCTCCTCCTCTGCAAGCAGGAACTCCAATCACAGCAGCAATCTCTCGCCCGGCAGAAAGCAGTCCAAGACCGGCCGTAAAGCGCGCGACTCGCCGCCGGAGGCCCTGGAAAAGCGCTCCAAACAGCCGCCGGCAAAGCCCGCCGAGGAGCTGCAAGAGCAGCGCTCCAAGTGGGACAGTCCCGAGCACAGCGGCTCCCATCGCAACAGCACCAGGCAGCAGCGCCGGCACAGTCGCAGCCGTTCCAGGGATCGCGGCGAGCGGGAAAGGGACAGGGACAGGGAACGCGGCGAGCGGGACAGGGACAGGGAGCGGAATCGTGATCGCGATagggagcgggagcgggagcgggagcgaGACAATCACATGCAGCGCGGCGGACGGGAAagggagagggagagggagagggaaGGGGAGCGCAGCAAGGAGCGCCGAGGACAGCGATCACCAGCGCAGCGACAGCGGTCTAGGAGCAACGAGCGCAGGGATCGGGAGCGGGAACGCCAGCGGAGATCGCCAGAAAGGAGGCCAGTTCGGTAGgtcatttatttgtatttattaattcacATTTGTgggtaataaaataatttaatctaaGACATGTTGGGCAAGCATGGATCCATATGATAtagaattataataattaagctCACAATAGCCATAATTTGATGCTTAAATGCCTTTCCGCTGAAGATTAATTTTAGAATTGAATTTAGCTGGGACCataacaattataaattttatgaaaataatttttgttttaggtttttaatttcaacaattcgatataatagtttttaaagtttttttgtatatacttGAATCTGAAATAATCGTTAAATTTATTAGATTTAGTAAAAGTATGTTTAAGCTACTACTTTTAGCAAACTATAGGATAACGTATCTTACAACAGAAATGGACAGCTTAATGATGCTATTAAACCAGTTTTCTTGGTAAGCTAAAAGTATGTTTATACCGCACTTTTAGCTTACTATGAGAAAACGTATGGAACTTGGCAGCCTAAAACTTACTTTTAGTTAGCCATGGGGACGTCAAGACGGTCCTTAGCCGTTtaacttttgtatttattgcaATGTACTTCTTAATTTTCCGGTTTCTATTAGATACTCTAACCGCAAACATTTATTAGCATCCGTACTCTAAGGTTTTAATCTAAAAAGTATTTGTATTCTATAGTTATGTACGCCTTTCCATACGAACATCTAGTTTTAGAGTTTTAACTACTTTTTATATCAATTTATGAACCATGTCGCTTTTGGTAGCACAAAATTATATTGAGACAgttatttgattattaaacTCCAAGTAGAAGTTCCAATCGCAGCTTAAGTttaacattaaacattttgctACTTATGTAGCTGACCTAAAATTGAGCCACATTTTAACATTCTCACTTTTGCAGTCGCAGTCAAAGTCCCCGCGATCGCAACCATCGCGGTGGGCGCGACTTTGGCCAAGGACGGCAGCGAAACCAGCGACGCGACAATCGCAACAGGAACGAGGACGAGCAGTTCGAGTGGGGAAAGCAGGGCGACGACAAGGCGCCGCCCGAGGACGAGGAGCCGGTGGAGAAGGAGAAGCCCAATTTCGGGCTAAGCGGCGCCCTCACCGAGGACACCAACAAGGTGAACGGTGTGGTGGTCAAATACTCAGAGCCGCCGGAGGCACGCAAACCCAAGCGCCGCTGGCGATTGTATCCGTTCAAGGGCGAAACGGCGCTGCCCACGCTGCACATCCATCGGCAGAGCTGCTTCCTGGTGGGACGCGATCGCAAGGTGGTCGACCTGGCCGTGGATCATCCCAGTTGCTCCAAACAGCATGCGGCCCTGCAGTACCGACTGGTGCCCTTCGAGCGGGACGACGGCAGTCACGGCAAACGCGTCCGATTGTATCTAATCGATCTGGAGTCGGCCAACGGCACGTTCCTCAACAACAAGAAGATCGATGGCAGGAAGTACTACGAGCTGATGGAGAAGGACGTGATCAAGTTCGGCTTCAGTTCGCGCGAGTATGTCCTCCTGCACGAGAACAGCAAGGAGGACCAGGAGGACGACGATGTGCATATCAAGGATGAGCCGCAGGATGCGCCCGCTGAAGCCGCCAATCCCTAGATCGCGTACGCATGTGTGTTCACATTTTCGTTTAAGTTCATGTTCATATTTTTAAGCTAACTGCAGGCCCAATATGCATATATGTACTGTATGGCTTTTGCAGCCCAAACCTTGGGTTAGAGATATGTAAAAAGTCTTATGCGGAACACGGTTTTGCGTGTTCACTgtcaaaacgaaaaaaaaaacaaaaaaaaaacaaacaaaaaaacaaaaataaattctcaCACATATATTCGTCGGGTTTCGTTGATTGCGGCACCATAAGGTCGGGCCAAAAGTGCTGACATCGGTAGTGCTCTGCGCTTGCTGGAGCTCCGGAGCTTCTATTTACAGTATTCACTTGCTGGCCAACACCATGCGCTGGCAGTTGACGATCTTGTGGCTTTTCGTCTCGGCCTCAGCCGCACCTCTGACGAAGTGGCGCCGTCAGATAGTGACGCCCAAGCACCTGATGGGTCCACCAGCGGCTACCGCCTCACAGGCCAAGGTGGTGGTCACCCCGCAGAAGCTGAGGGAAGTGGCCCACCTGAGGGCCATGATCCAAAAGGCCGTCGATGAGGACACATATGTGGTGGCCGCTCCGCCACCGCAGGTGAGTATTAATCCCATATTTATAGGGCTTTACCAGtcccaaatttttttttttaatttattttttttttttcccaatcggttgttaattttaaaaatatcctgtaaaaaaaatatggtcgtatctaaaatagtttttaactGGCTTACACCTTTGCacctgaaatttttaaaaactgctAACATCATAACTCGACAACAAGTTGATCGATCGGTTTCAAATTAGCAGTCGATCATCTTGAATGGGTCCTACCTACAATGACCAACGAACTTTAAGATTGGTTTAAAATTGTCCATTTggcagaatttaaaaaaatactttttttgcGTGTATATTTTGTTGCTGTGTATATCATTGGTGTcaaatttttggatttttcagcaaattataaaatgatCAATTGACGACAAAGAAAACGCGGTACGTTGTATTACGTCATACTTGTGGGCTtacacctttttttttttaagacattGCAAATATAACCAGCTAAGGAATTCGCGGCTTATACTTTGCACCGACATGTAAAACTAATCCAATTAACCAACGTTGATGGCCACCTTGGTGGAAGACAGCTAGtacaaagtatttttaaaatcctcGTACTTTCgcccaattttatttattcaacgCCTGTCCTAcagattaattttattaagtcgagcaatttattgttttaagtccaatatatattaatgaaTGGAACATTTAGAATAAAATagttcaataaattaaatgaaatggtATCGTTTAACATTTCAACCCATCTAAAACTATTGTAAGAACAATCCATCGAGTATAGCATTTTCGGAGTGATTCGCGATTTCCCAAATTTGAAAGTTTCGAGGATTgctttaagaaattattatgCTCTAAAACTTAAGCTCATAACATGATgtagtaaaaaataattgaatttgctTTAGCTATTATGTAAAAACATTCGTTTAAAATTCTGCTTTGATAATATATTGTAAACTTTggatatgtttttaatatgaatGTCTATTCAAATTCGGATTATGCTTTTGCATTTAGTGTTTAATGAtagataatatataaatataaataaaacatggaATTACTTCCATGTCCCATAGACCTATAAAACGGAGTCAAAACTTAAACGTAGtatatttgttaatttccATAGACCTAAAAGGAAAACCGTTCCttaattttagaatatttGGTGATATCGATGTCATTCAAATTCCACTTTGAGAGCATTTTTGTAacgcctttttttttttgcatccTCTGCAGGATTTTCTAACCAGCCTTGGTGGCAGTTGGCCAGCACCTCTATCGCTGCCACAGCCCTGGACTCCGCCAGTGCTCAACTTTACCCTCTTTTGGCCCAGACTCGGCTGACAGCATACCACAAACTGTTCTCAACTGTCCTCAACTGTCCTCAACTGTTCTCAACTGTTCTCAATTCTAAGAACTAGACTCAGCGATCGAAGAGGTGCGGAAATCGCCGGA
The window above is part of the Drosophila gunungcola strain Sukarami chromosome X unlocalized genomic scaffold, Dgunungcola_SK_2 000050F, whole genome shotgun sequence genome. Proteins encoded here:
- the LOC128261078 gene encoding sodium/potassium/calcium exchanger 4 isoform X4 codes for the protein MSAHDCDCGCEFEFDPLVLSAGTTAIGNGSSFLEVSLRYFDEQLLLDILPRATCPGQNVTPPMDEFADLFTVEQLRQGWVVLHVFAAVYFFILLAIICNDYFLPTVECICEDLHLSKDVAAATFMATATSMPEFFTNTISTLILESDMGLGTIIGSLMFNTLGVAGLAALAIDKPVQLDWWPIARDCFIYIFNTIILLVLAWGGSISFTESCIMMGFLVLYYLITFNNNKFMPAIRVFIEDRMNCCFSTRYDLTEPPENSAKAQLPLKKDPLSGDGLFVVNLPENTSSMSSTANLTHSKHWNGEDDDEDSMPESIYTYPRNASGWAQFWWIFVFPIKFSLSLLIPHPLKHRRLYPLSFIMCILCIGGNAYLIVWMLTAFGVAIHVPTIVMGLTFLAAGSTMPEAVSSLISLRNGESGIGVSNSLGANSLAILLSLGVPWFVKNCINYGTGEPQQVGTQGIEYNILILIISTVALFVILSFSGYRLTKRVGVALFTVYGVFIVLQILIEMNVFFPRDCSS